A part of Streptomyces sp. DSM 40750 genomic DNA contains:
- a CDS encoding FadR/GntR family transcriptional regulator, whose product MVTHPGKGLHGQAVEELGRRIIRGDYPPGSVVDPIKFETELGVSKTVVREAMRVLASKGLLESKQKRGTTIRPRADWNLLDSDLLRWQGSSAPTDGFLEDLAEVRAIVEPAGARLAATRRTAADLDAMRQALDAMAAAGTDADAMVEADLAFHRALLDAAHNELLSRMEVVIEAGLRVRDRIVHGARHFSDSIPVHRELLDAVEAGAPDAAVAAVESLLAQASDDLAAVRARADDDVATDTLPKEVT is encoded by the coding sequence ATGGTGACCCATCCCGGTAAGGGGCTGCACGGCCAGGCCGTGGAGGAGTTGGGCCGGCGCATCATCCGCGGCGACTACCCCCCGGGCTCCGTGGTGGACCCGATCAAGTTCGAGACAGAGCTCGGCGTCAGCAAGACCGTGGTGCGCGAGGCGATGCGCGTGCTGGCGTCCAAGGGTCTGCTGGAGTCGAAGCAGAAGCGCGGTACGACCATCCGGCCCCGCGCCGACTGGAACCTGCTCGACAGCGACCTGCTGCGCTGGCAGGGCAGCAGCGCTCCCACCGACGGTTTCCTGGAAGACCTCGCCGAGGTCCGCGCCATAGTCGAGCCCGCCGGAGCACGGCTCGCCGCGACCCGGCGCACCGCAGCCGACCTGGACGCGATGCGGCAGGCGCTCGACGCGATGGCGGCGGCGGGCACGGACGCGGACGCGATGGTCGAGGCGGACCTGGCCTTCCACCGCGCCCTGCTGGACGCCGCCCACAACGAACTGCTGAGCCGCATGGAGGTCGTCATCGAGGCCGGTCTGCGGGTGCGCGACCGGATCGTGCACGGCGCCCGGCACTTCTCCGACTCCATCCCCGTGCACCGGGAACTGCTGGACGCGGTCGAAGCGGGCGCCCCGGACGCCGCCGTGGCCGCCGTCGAGTCGCTCCTGGCGCAGGCGTCCGACGACCTGGCAGCCGTACGGGCGAGGGCGGACGACGACGTCGCGACCGATACGCTGCCGAAGGAAGTTACTTGA
- a CDS encoding SDR family NAD(P)-dependent oxidoreductase, producing MAERVAVITGAAHGIGAATARRLAAEGATVVVTDVDDTAGKAVAAGIADSGGRAEYVRCDVTSAADWEHLARHVDERHGRLDVLHSNAFAQLNRPAHELSEAEWDGQMAVLLKPAWRAMKTFAAMLRETSGSVVLTSSVHAVIGLPGHAAYAAAKGALCSLGRQLAVEYGPDIRVNTVLPGPILTAAWEGIPESDRARSVAATAAKRFGQPEEVAAAVAFLASPDASYVTGASLVVDGGWSVMKESS from the coding sequence ATGGCGGAGCGCGTCGCGGTGATCACCGGCGCCGCGCACGGAATCGGTGCGGCCACGGCTCGCCGACTCGCGGCCGAGGGCGCGACCGTCGTGGTCACGGACGTGGACGACACGGCGGGCAAGGCGGTCGCGGCAGGCATCGCGGACAGTGGAGGCCGCGCGGAGTACGTGCGCTGCGACGTGACCTCGGCCGCCGACTGGGAGCACCTGGCCCGCCACGTCGACGAGCGTCACGGTCGGCTGGACGTGCTGCACAGCAACGCCTTCGCCCAGCTGAACAGGCCCGCGCACGAACTGAGCGAGGCCGAGTGGGACGGCCAGATGGCCGTGCTGCTCAAGCCGGCCTGGCGGGCGATGAAGACCTTCGCGGCCATGCTGCGCGAGACATCGGGGTCCGTCGTCCTCACCTCCTCGGTGCACGCGGTCATCGGCCTGCCGGGCCATGCCGCATACGCCGCGGCGAAAGGTGCGCTGTGCTCCCTGGGGCGGCAGTTGGCCGTCGAGTACGGGCCGGACATCCGGGTCAACACGGTGCTGCCCGGCCCCATCCTCACCGCCGCGTGGGAAGGGATCCCGGAGTCCGACCGGGCGCGCAGTGTGGCGGCCACGGCGGCCAAGCGGTTCGGGCAGCCGGAGGAGGTGGCCGCCGCCGTAGCCTTCCTGGCATCGCCGGACGCCTCCTATGTGACCGGAGCGAGCCTCGTGGTCGATGGAGGATGGAGCGTCATGAAGGAGTCCTCGTGA
- a CDS encoding ABC transporter substrate-binding protein, translating into MLRWGAGAAGSLAALPALTACGQTVGAARTTRQASTRRGQKVELVFWTWVPMQKTVDLWNRTHPDIQVEMQTIPASVQGGYQKMHSSLTAGNPPDVAQVEYHELPGFMLVNGLTDLSEYGADELRDSYVPWQWQQGVFNGRVYTVPQASGPMGLFHRRDLFAKWGIETPTTWAEFEDAARVVKARGNGARLCAFAPNQPTWFAAMCWQRSARWVRTEDDTWVVDMEDDLSREVADYWERMVRDDLVFVEPDMSSAWYKHVQTGKIAAWVGPQWGDALLRGNAPDTAGKWRVALLPQWEAGQKASANWGGSSTAILQGSRHPREALQFAHWINTDRRAVDLNISVGYGWPSAAGVFRGSALDKPDPFFGGQRYNDVFTASDRAIDTSWKWSPTTDADFAQLQDAFGAALAGDDSLAGALADGQQSTVDNLLAKGLKARSAR; encoded by the coding sequence GTGCTCCGGTGGGGTGCCGGGGCGGCCGGGTCACTGGCCGCGCTTCCGGCCCTCACCGCCTGCGGCCAGACCGTCGGAGCCGCCCGCACGACCCGGCAGGCATCCACGCGCCGCGGCCAGAAGGTCGAGCTCGTCTTCTGGACCTGGGTGCCGATGCAGAAGACCGTCGACCTGTGGAACCGCACGCACCCCGACATCCAGGTCGAGATGCAGACCATCCCCGCGAGCGTGCAGGGCGGCTACCAGAAGATGCACTCCTCGCTGACGGCCGGGAACCCTCCCGACGTGGCACAGGTCGAGTATCACGAGCTTCCCGGCTTCATGCTGGTCAACGGCCTGACGGACCTGAGCGAATACGGTGCCGACGAGCTGCGCGACAGCTATGTGCCGTGGCAGTGGCAGCAGGGCGTCTTCAACGGGCGGGTCTACACCGTCCCGCAGGCGTCCGGCCCGATGGGGCTCTTCCACCGCCGGGACCTCTTCGCGAAGTGGGGCATCGAAACGCCCACCACCTGGGCCGAGTTCGAGGACGCCGCCCGCGTGGTGAAGGCCCGCGGCAACGGGGCCAGGCTGTGCGCGTTCGCGCCCAACCAGCCCACCTGGTTCGCCGCGATGTGCTGGCAGCGCAGCGCACGGTGGGTGCGCACCGAGGACGACACCTGGGTCGTCGACATGGAAGACGATCTCTCCCGCGAGGTCGCGGACTACTGGGAGCGGATGGTCCGCGACGACCTCGTCTTCGTCGAACCCGACATGTCCAGCGCCTGGTACAAGCACGTCCAGACCGGAAAGATCGCCGCCTGGGTCGGACCGCAGTGGGGCGACGCCCTGCTGCGCGGCAACGCACCCGATACCGCGGGAAAGTGGCGGGTCGCCCTGCTGCCCCAGTGGGAGGCAGGACAGAAGGCCTCGGCCAACTGGGGCGGATCGTCCACCGCGATCCTCCAGGGCAGCCGCCACCCGCGTGAGGCGCTGCAGTTCGCGCACTGGATCAACACCGACCGCCGGGCCGTCGACCTGAACATCTCCGTCGGCTACGGCTGGCCCTCCGCAGCCGGCGTCTTCCGCGGATCGGCACTCGACAAGCCCGACCCGTTCTTCGGCGGACAGCGCTACAACGACGTGTTCACCGCGTCCGACCGGGCCATCGACACCTCCTGGAAGTGGTCCCCCACCACGGACGCCGACTTCGCCCAGCTCCAGGACGCCTTCGGTGCCGCCCTCGCCGGAGACGACAGCCTCGCCGGGGCGCTGGCCGACGGTCAGCAGAGCACCGTGGACAACCTGCTGGCCAAGGGCCTGAAGGCGAGGAGCGCGCGATGA
- a CDS encoding carbohydrate ABC transporter permease, protein MSTTSNRTTTSAPGGRRSARPDRAAWGFLLPFVALFLFTFVLPLGYAVYQSLLTPVRSGPLGLGPATLGFAGLDNYTLALRQSAFLESFARVLLFGLVQIPVMLLLSTGLALALDTLSHRWAGIMRAAYFLPYGVPGVIASILWGFLYVPGVSPVVELLGKAGLAPDFLGYDNVLWSIANIVIWEFAGYNMLVIVAQLKAIPQELYEAARIDGASPWQTAIRIKLPLARPALVLTGVFSIIGTLQLFAEPLVIKPLTSTVTNSYTPNLSAYNEAFANNNIYLAAAESVLLALVASVLSFGFLSLVNRKERDAR, encoded by the coding sequence ATGAGCACCACGAGCAACCGGACGACGACGTCCGCACCGGGCGGCCGGCGCTCCGCTCGCCCCGACCGGGCGGCATGGGGGTTCCTGCTCCCCTTCGTCGCCCTCTTCCTTTTCACCTTCGTCCTCCCGCTCGGCTACGCGGTCTACCAGAGCCTGCTCACACCCGTCCGCTCCGGCCCGCTGGGCCTGGGCCCGGCCACTCTCGGTTTCGCCGGGCTGGACAACTACACCCTCGCCCTGCGGCAGTCGGCCTTCCTGGAGAGCTTCGCGCGGGTGCTGCTCTTCGGCCTCGTACAGATCCCGGTGATGCTGCTGCTGTCCACCGGGCTGGCGCTGGCGCTCGACACGCTCTCCCACCGCTGGGCGGGCATCATGCGCGCCGCCTACTTCCTGCCGTACGGCGTCCCCGGCGTCATCGCCTCGATCCTGTGGGGCTTTCTGTACGTGCCCGGTGTGAGTCCGGTCGTCGAACTGCTCGGCAAGGCCGGTCTCGCGCCCGACTTCCTCGGCTACGACAACGTGCTGTGGTCCATCGCCAACATCGTGATCTGGGAGTTCGCCGGCTACAACATGCTGGTGATCGTCGCCCAGCTCAAGGCGATCCCCCAGGAGCTCTACGAGGCCGCCCGCATCGACGGGGCGAGCCCCTGGCAGACGGCGATCCGGATCAAGCTGCCACTCGCCCGGCCGGCCCTCGTGCTCACCGGCGTGTTCTCCATCATCGGCACGCTGCAGCTGTTCGCCGAACCGCTGGTCATCAAGCCGCTGACCTCGACGGTCACCAATTCGTACACACCGAACCTGAGCGCCTACAACGAGGCGTTCGCCAACAACAACATCTACCTGGCCGCGGCCGAGTCGGTGCTCCTCGCCCTGGTGGCGAGCGTGCTGTCCTTCGGCTTCCTCAGCCTGGTGAACCGCAAGGAAAGGGATGCACGGTGA
- a CDS encoding carbohydrate ABC transporter permease, whose protein sequence is MSVSTPHVKKPVSASAPAPRAAGERRDGRPRRGVKPSRVLLVALLTVAALYFLLPVYWLVVASTKSSADLFGTFGLWFSDPQWLHNLSNVFSYADGIFWSWTWNSVLYAGVGGALATLLAGAAGYALAVYRFRGREAVFKVVLAGVLLPSTTLALPMYLLFSKAGLANTHWAVLIPSMVSPFGVYLCRIYAEAAVPAEMLEAARVDGAGEWRIFGTLALRTMTPALVTVFLFQFVGIWNNYFLPLVMLSDDRKYPITLGLTTWQTAAQRTPELYQLTIGGAFLSILPLAAAMLFLQRYWRSGLTQGSVKG, encoded by the coding sequence GTGAGCGTGTCCACACCCCACGTCAAGAAGCCGGTATCCGCCTCCGCCCCCGCTCCACGGGCCGCCGGAGAACGCCGTGACGGCAGACCGCGCCGTGGGGTGAAGCCCTCGCGGGTCCTTCTGGTCGCGCTGCTGACCGTCGCGGCCCTGTACTTCCTGCTGCCCGTCTACTGGCTGGTGGTGGCCTCCACCAAGAGCAGCGCCGACCTCTTCGGCACCTTCGGGCTGTGGTTCTCCGACCCGCAGTGGCTGCACAACCTCTCGAACGTCTTCTCCTACGCCGACGGCATCTTCTGGAGCTGGACCTGGAACAGCGTCCTGTACGCAGGGGTGGGCGGTGCGCTGGCCACCCTGCTCGCGGGTGCCGCCGGATACGCCCTCGCCGTCTACCGCTTCCGCGGACGGGAGGCCGTCTTCAAGGTCGTACTCGCCGGTGTGCTGCTCCCCAGCACCACGCTCGCCCTGCCGATGTACCTGCTGTTCAGCAAGGCGGGACTGGCCAACACCCACTGGGCCGTGCTGATCCCCAGCATGGTCAGCCCGTTCGGGGTGTACCTGTGCCGGATCTACGCGGAGGCCGCGGTGCCGGCCGAGATGCTGGAGGCGGCCCGCGTCGACGGCGCCGGCGAGTGGCGGATCTTCGGCACCCTCGCGCTGCGCACCATGACACCCGCGCTGGTGACGGTCTTCCTCTTCCAGTTCGTCGGCATCTGGAACAACTACTTCCTGCCGCTGGTCATGCTCTCCGACGACCGCAAGTACCCCATCACCCTGGGTCTCACCACCTGGCAGACGGCGGCCCAGCGCACTCCCGAGCTCTACCAGCTCACGATCGGCGGCGCGTTCCTGTCGATCCTCCCCCTGGCCGCCGCGATGCTCTTCCTCCAGCGCTACTGGCGGTCCGGCCTGACCCAGGGCAGCGTCAAGGGCTGA
- a CDS encoding glycoside hydrolase family 2 protein: protein MSEPTHPSRRTVVTALGAAGFVALPAWPETARAADGTATAAADGPVLDTHPATEPSGTHVRDVEGTNVVFQYGAVLPAFDGWRTREPTREYLSLDRRWRFRFDPGNQGLGEGWQSPRFDDRAWGLIDVPSAWDLLDTPGFGSETAPFGRGTAFADGYAWYRTAVDVPGSWRARHVRMAFLAAGYSAEVWLDGTYLGKHEGANSPFALPVAGALRPGTRQTIAVRVFRRASYTDYADSTPQPVTDDHEVPYKPVDHWPYAGLTRSAWIEAVPQVTIAKLLVAGADGRIEARAVVENHGASDFDGFLALDPGRGSGGRPTVVEARIAARSAGVVRVSVHAPRAPRWSPASPRTLTARATLTAGKPSGPRVDTLSTVYGVRELTVGDAQLRLDDQPLFLKGLNWHEETAEHGRAMTPAAYDRELGHITAVGANFIRNCVYNRHPYVYDWADEHGVLVMDDIDTMWLNTAQEKLQTERYGLARALALTMAWNQHNHPSVILWGLQNESEIDADGAPVYRAWLADLKAAVKSVDLTARPVTWASSTSNDPAFDLADVIGFNEYFGYFYGQDADLGPTLDAVHAKYPDKPILITENGTWSLAGNHGPSTTEGTEEWQAARFTAHWTQVVARGAFVAGFTYWVLKDYKQRAGYNQDYNGISVMGLLTFGEERPKLVHEEFRKAAGPKGR, encoded by the coding sequence GTGAGCGAACCCACCCACCCGTCCCGGCGTACCGTCGTCACGGCACTCGGCGCGGCCGGCTTCGTCGCCCTGCCGGCCTGGCCGGAGACGGCGCGGGCGGCGGACGGTACGGCGACGGCCGCCGCGGACGGCCCGGTGCTCGACACGCACCCGGCCACCGAGCCTTCCGGCACCCACGTGCGTGATGTCGAGGGCACCAACGTCGTCTTCCAGTACGGCGCGGTGCTCCCCGCCTTCGACGGCTGGCGCACCCGTGAGCCGACCCGCGAGTACCTGTCCCTGGACCGGCGGTGGCGCTTCCGCTTCGACCCAGGCAACCAGGGGCTCGGCGAAGGCTGGCAGTCCCCGCGCTTCGACGACAGGGCGTGGGGCCTCATCGACGTGCCGTCGGCCTGGGACCTGCTGGACACTCCCGGATTCGGCTCGGAGACCGCCCCCTTCGGCAGGGGCACGGCGTTCGCCGACGGCTACGCCTGGTACCGCACCGCCGTCGACGTTCCCGGATCCTGGCGGGCCCGGCACGTACGCATGGCCTTCCTGGCCGCCGGCTACAGCGCCGAGGTCTGGCTCGACGGCACGTATCTCGGCAAGCACGAGGGGGCCAACTCTCCCTTCGCGCTTCCGGTGGCGGGGGCGCTCCGGCCGGGAACGCGTCAGACGATCGCGGTGCGGGTCTTCCGCAGGGCGAGCTACACGGACTACGCGGACTCGACTCCGCAGCCGGTCACCGACGACCACGAGGTGCCGTACAAGCCCGTCGACCACTGGCCCTACGCGGGGCTGACCCGCTCGGCCTGGATCGAGGCGGTCCCGCAGGTCACCATCGCCAAACTGCTCGTGGCCGGCGCGGACGGGCGAATCGAGGCACGGGCGGTCGTCGAGAACCACGGCGCATCCGACTTCGACGGCTTTCTCGCCCTGGATCCCGGCCGGGGGAGCGGCGGCCGTCCCACCGTGGTCGAGGCCCGTATCGCGGCCCGGTCGGCCGGTGTCGTACGCGTCTCGGTCCACGCACCCCGCGCTCCACGATGGAGTCCGGCCTCGCCGCGCACGCTCACCGCCCGCGCCACCCTGACCGCCGGGAAGCCCTCAGGCCCGCGCGTGGACACGCTGTCCACCGTGTACGGCGTGCGTGAACTGACCGTAGGCGACGCGCAGTTGCGGCTGGACGACCAGCCTCTGTTTCTCAAGGGCCTCAACTGGCACGAGGAGACGGCCGAGCACGGCAGGGCGATGACGCCGGCCGCGTACGACCGGGAACTGGGCCACATCACGGCGGTGGGCGCCAACTTCATCCGTAACTGTGTCTACAACCGGCACCCGTACGTCTACGACTGGGCGGACGAGCACGGCGTGCTGGTGATGGACGACATCGACACCATGTGGCTCAACACCGCCCAGGAAAAACTGCAGACCGAGCGGTACGGCCTCGCCCGGGCCCTGGCCCTGACGATGGCGTGGAACCAGCACAACCACCCGTCGGTGATCCTCTGGGGCCTGCAGAACGAGTCGGAGATCGACGCCGACGGCGCTCCGGTCTACCGGGCCTGGCTCGCCGACCTCAAGGCGGCGGTGAAGTCGGTCGACCTCACCGCCCGCCCCGTGACCTGGGCCTCCAGCACCAGCAATGACCCCGCCTTCGACCTCGCCGACGTGATCGGGTTCAACGAGTACTTCGGCTACTTCTACGGCCAGGACGCCGACCTTGGCCCCACTCTGGACGCGGTGCACGCGAAGTACCCCGACAAGCCGATCCTGATCACCGAGAACGGCACCTGGTCGCTGGCCGGCAACCACGGCCCCAGCACCACGGAGGGTACGGAGGAGTGGCAGGCGGCCCGCTTCACCGCCCACTGGACACAGGTGGTCGCGCGCGGTGCGTTCGTCGCCGGTTTCACCTACTGGGTCCTCAAGGACTACAAGCAGCGGGCCGGATACAACCAGGACTACAACGGTATTTCCGTGATGGGCCTGCTCACCTTCGGGGAGGAGCGGCCCAAGCTCGTCCACGAGGAGTTCCGCAAGGCGGCCGGTCCGAAAGGCAGGTGA
- a CDS encoding cellulase-like family protein translates to MTAQQQATTGETTSRLAITLWDFSWYTQAGPGEPFADLDRAFAEAVERGFNTVRVCAMPFLLFSGRVPDPESVQVRGLGEQFGQRTRWYNVRGGYPLDGRRRLVELFEAAARHDCRVIVSSWEYQQSPSFADTDVWHRALAEVPGPDRAEAVAEGLAGLLDFLTERGLADRVAYVEVHNEVDNCSLVPGDGTTTHYARLRGPLERAAKLLRSRHPDIPVTYSLGEPWPSELDDLADGAQIAHFHFYVYGVLGALYEAVGLGHGTEPAPETAGWPTPELARMLRTDAPAFADYQPDEPWRLAATGIPRELFYAHDWVDPDRWDLWLYENYPAHREAMRETLAQWVDSVAGFARRRGIPAVLGEGVVGYTPLLTRFEEDAVGKDLAEFVVDRCLAAGFHGVVLTSNAAPHHPMWHTDQDWMRRVNARVTAV, encoded by the coding sequence ATGACCGCACAGCAGCAAGCAACGACGGGCGAGACCACGAGCCGACTCGCCATCACCCTGTGGGACTTCAGCTGGTACACCCAGGCGGGACCCGGCGAGCCCTTCGCCGACCTCGACCGTGCCTTCGCCGAGGCGGTGGAGCGGGGGTTCAACACCGTGCGCGTCTGCGCCATGCCCTTCCTGCTGTTCTCCGGACGCGTCCCCGACCCGGAGTCAGTCCAGGTCCGTGGCCTCGGCGAGCAGTTCGGACAGCGCACCCGCTGGTACAACGTGCGCGGCGGCTACCCGCTGGACGGCCGCCGACGGCTCGTCGAGCTGTTCGAGGCGGCGGCCCGGCACGACTGCAGGGTGATCGTGTCCTCGTGGGAGTACCAGCAGTCCCCCAGCTTCGCCGACACGGACGTCTGGCACCGCGCCCTGGCCGAGGTTCCCGGCCCGGACCGCGCCGAGGCGGTGGCCGAAGGACTCGCCGGGTTGCTGGACTTCCTCACCGAGCGTGGATTGGCCGACCGCGTCGCCTACGTCGAAGTGCACAACGAGGTCGACAACTGCTCCCTCGTGCCGGGCGACGGCACGACGACGCACTACGCCCGGCTGCGCGGACCCCTCGAACGCGCCGCGAAGCTGTTGCGGAGCCGCCACCCCGACATCCCCGTGACCTACTCGCTGGGCGAGCCGTGGCCCAGCGAACTCGACGACCTGGCGGACGGGGCGCAGATCGCGCACTTCCACTTCTACGTCTACGGCGTCCTCGGCGCGCTCTACGAGGCGGTGGGACTCGGGCACGGCACCGAACCGGCGCCCGAGACAGCCGGGTGGCCCACCCCCGAACTGGCCCGCATGCTGCGCACCGACGCACCCGCCTTCGCCGACTACCAGCCGGACGAGCCCTGGCGGCTGGCGGCCACGGGAATCCCGCGCGAACTGTTCTACGCGCACGACTGGGTTGACCCCGACCGCTGGGACCTGTGGCTCTACGAGAACTATCCGGCGCACCGCGAGGCCATGCGGGAGACGCTGGCCCAGTGGGTCGACTCCGTCGCCGGCTTCGCCCGCCGCCGAGGCATCCCGGCCGTCCTCGGTGAAGGCGTGGTGGGATACACCCCTCTCCTGACGCGCTTCGAAGAGGACGCCGTCGGCAAGGACCTCGCGGAGTTCGTCGTCGACCGCTGCCTCGCGGCGGGTTTCCATGGCGTCGTCCTGACATCGAACGCGGCCCCGCACCACCCCATGTGGCACACCGACCAGGACTGGATGCGACGGGTGAACGCCCGCGTCACCGCGGTCTGA
- the dhaK gene encoding dihydroxyacetone kinase subunit DhaK translates to MKMLINVAETVVADALRGMAAAHPELTVDVENRVVVRRDAPVAGKVGLVSGGGSGHEPLHGGFVGPGMLSAACPGEVFTSPVPDQMVRAAAAVDSGAGVLFIVKNYTGDVLNFDMAAELAEDEGIQIAKVLVNDDVAVTDSLYTAGRRGTGATLFVEKIAGAAAEEGQPLERVEALARQVNENSRSFGVALSACTTPAKGSPTFDLPAGELELGVGIHGEPGRERRAMMTSREIADFSVHALLEDMHPRNPVLLLVNGMGATPLLELYGFNAEVQRVLTERGVAVARTLVGNYVTSLDMAGASVTLCQVDEELLRLYDAPVKTPGLRWGV, encoded by the coding sequence ATGAAGATGCTGATCAACGTCGCGGAGACCGTAGTCGCGGATGCGTTGCGAGGTATGGCGGCCGCGCATCCCGAGTTGACGGTGGACGTGGAGAACCGGGTGGTGGTGCGGCGGGACGCGCCGGTGGCCGGGAAGGTGGGGCTGGTGTCCGGGGGTGGCTCGGGGCACGAGCCGTTGCACGGTGGGTTCGTGGGGCCCGGGATGCTGTCGGCGGCCTGTCCCGGTGAGGTGTTCACGTCGCCCGTGCCGGACCAGATGGTGCGGGCGGCGGCGGCCGTCGACAGCGGGGCCGGGGTCTTGTTCATCGTGAAGAACTACACCGGCGACGTGCTGAACTTCGACATGGCGGCCGAACTCGCCGAGGACGAGGGCATCCAGATCGCCAAGGTGCTCGTCAACGACGACGTGGCCGTGACCGACAGTCTCTACACCGCCGGGCGGCGTGGCACGGGGGCGACCCTGTTCGTGGAGAAGATCGCGGGGGCAGCCGCCGAGGAGGGGCAGCCGTTGGAGCGGGTCGAGGCGTTGGCCCGGCAGGTCAATGAGAACTCCCGCAGCTTCGGCGTGGCCCTCAGCGCCTGCACCACACCGGCCAAGGGGAGCCCGACCTTCGATCTCCCCGCCGGAGAGCTGGAGTTGGGAGTGGGCATCCACGGTGAGCCGGGGCGTGAGCGGCGCGCGATGATGACCTCTCGCGAGATCGCCGACTTCTCGGTGCACGCCCTCCTGGAGGACATGCACCCGCGCAACCCGGTGCTGCTGCTCGTCAACGGCATGGGCGCGACACCGCTGCTGGAGCTGTACGGCTTCAACGCGGAGGTGCAGCGCGTTCTCACCGAGCGCGGGGTCGCCGTGGCCCGCACCCTCGTCGGCAACTACGTCACCTCGCTCGACATGGCCGGCGCCTCGGTGACGCTCTGCCAGGTCGACGAGGAGCTACTGCGACTGTACGACGCGCCGGTGAAGACTCCGGGACTGCGCTGGGGTGTGTGA
- the dhaL gene encoding dihydroxyacetone kinase subunit DhaL, whose product MLDADFFRRWMTATAASVAREAERLTALDSPIGDADHGSNLHRGFTAVAAVLEKEAPDTPGAVLVLAGRQLISTVGGASGPLYGTLLRRTGKALGDTAEVSEEQLTDALRAGVDAVMTLGGAAPGDKTMIDSLVPAVDALAESFTAARTAAEEGALATTPLQARKGRASYLGERSIGHQDPGATSAALLIAALATAAEAPEAADV is encoded by the coding sequence GTGCTCGACGCCGACTTCTTCCGTCGTTGGATGACGGCCACCGCGGCCTCGGTGGCGCGTGAGGCCGAGCGGCTCACGGCGCTCGACTCGCCGATCGGGGACGCCGACCACGGCAGCAATCTGCACCGCGGGTTCACCGCCGTGGCGGCCGTGCTGGAGAAGGAGGCGCCGGACACGCCCGGCGCCGTCCTCGTGCTCGCCGGACGGCAGCTGATCTCGACCGTCGGCGGCGCGTCCGGTCCGCTGTACGGCACCCTGTTGCGCCGTACCGGCAAGGCGCTCGGCGATACGGCCGAGGTGAGCGAGGAACAGCTCACGGACGCACTGCGCGCCGGGGTCGACGCGGTGATGACGCTGGGAGGGGCCGCGCCGGGCGACAAGACCATGATCGACTCACTGGTCCCGGCCGTGGACGCGCTCGCCGAGTCGTTCACCGCCGCACGGACCGCCGCCGAGGAAGGCGCCCTGGCGACCACGCCGTTGCAGGCCCGCAAGGGCCGGGCCAGCTACCTCGGCGAGCGGAGCATCGGGCACCAGGACCCCGGTGCCACGTCCGCAGCGCTGCTGATCGCGGCCCTCGCCACCGCCGCCGAGGCCCCGGAGGCCGCCGATGTCTGA
- a CDS encoding PTS-dependent dihydroxyacetone kinase phosphotransferase subunit DhaM, producing the protein MSDEKLVGIVLVSHSAAVAASVAELAKGLAGAGAAVPVAPAGGTEDGGLGTSAELISAAAASVDRGAGVAVLTDLGSAVLTVKALLAEGDELPADTRLVDAPFVEGAVAAVVTASTGADLTAVAAAASDAYAYRKE; encoded by the coding sequence ATGTCTGACGAGAAGCTGGTCGGCATCGTGCTGGTGTCGCACAGCGCCGCCGTCGCCGCCTCGGTCGCGGAGCTGGCGAAGGGACTGGCGGGTGCGGGCGCCGCCGTTCCCGTCGCCCCGGCGGGCGGCACCGAGGACGGCGGCCTGGGCACCAGTGCCGAGCTGATCTCGGCGGCGGCCGCCTCCGTCGACCGGGGCGCCGGGGTCGCGGTCCTCACCGATCTCGGCAGCGCGGTCCTCACCGTGAAGGCCCTCCTCGCCGAGGGCGACGAACTCCCCGCGGACACCCGCCTGGTCGACGCCCCGTTCGTCGAGGGTGCCGTCGCCGCGGTCGTCACGGCCTCGACGGGCGCGGACCTCACGGCGGTGGCGGCCGCGGCTTCGGACGCGTACGCGTATCGGAAGGAGTGA